A window of Brevibacillus sp. DP1.3A genomic DNA:
TAATATCAACGGAACTTCTCTTGCTGATCACGTATGAGTCAGATCCCTTCAATACCTGCTTTTCAACAGATTGAACCGTAGCACCCGCCTCTGGATTCTGACCATTGATGTAATCACTTATCTCCTCGTAAACCTTAAACATCGCAAACGGGATGGTATCAGTATCCTCTTTTTGTCGCTTCAGTCCTTTGATACCGTCCAGATCCGTTGTTCCTCCGCCTATATCGATAACACCGACATAGTCCTCTTCGTAACTCTCGTCATCAACGTAACCTTCCTCATCAAGATACAAAGACAAAACAGTCCCGAGAGGCTGTGGTAATACGATCACGTTAGAGACTTCGATTATCTTTGTGGCTCCGTTTACTGTCACTACATGTCCGCCATTGAAAACTTCCTCGAGTTCTATTTCCATGCGAGTGCCCTTCTCTCTACTTGGACAACCTGTGACAACCAAGACATTATCGAACGTCTTCTTCTTATTAGACACCAGGGAAGCCAGTGCAAATTCAGAAAGCAGACGATACGACTTCTGTGCGTATCGGTTTTCTGTTGTGTATGTGGGAATTACCATCGAGGCTTCAACGACATCTTCACCCCACACGTACAGCTCTTTTTCGAACTTGTTGGAGGTATAGGTCTTCACCTTCAATTGCTTTTCGTTGCCAAAACCTTCTTCACCAAACGCGTCTGGCAGTGCGTAAGCGGATGGTCGAAGCAACTCACCTTCTTCTGATACACCCTTCACATTCGTATTCCCGTGATCCAAACCGATAACGTACATTTTTTTACCCTCCGTCTGTTGTTTTTTATCTAACGATTCGCTAATGACTATATATTAATACCAAGTCCAACCAAACTGCAAGTTAAATTTCACACAATAATTATATATTGATTATATAGTTATTGTGTAATAACGACATAAAAGCCACTGGAATAAATTCAGCGGCTCCTTACATTGACCAAAAGTCATCCTGTTTTACATGAGGATCTACTTTACGCAACACTTGCAGAATCTTCTTCATCGTTGTTCCAGCAGGCATTTTATCAGTATCAGAGCAAAGTTTGCTGATTGTCTCGCGGCTTACTTTGGATTCATCCACTAACCACTCTTGAGTAAGCCGCCGACCATCTATATGATGCGAGTCGATGAACTGCCCAAGCTTGCTTCTCTTTTTTCCAAGACCACGTAACATCCTAGATCACCTCAGTACAAGGCTCGACAGCAATTCCAAATTTTATACAAACAGTTTGCAAATAACTTGGAATTTTGGACAATCCGTACCGCATCTTCTTAGAGCAAAGGAGGCGGTGACCATTTTCAAGATCGAGGGCGACGAGGAATTTGTGGAGTGGTACGAGAACGCGAGCGAAGAAGAGCGGCAGCATAATTCCGTTTGGAAGTTCAGCCTGGCGATGGTCCTATTGAGCGCGATCATCTTTATAGGAACGCGTGGACAAACAGAAACAGCCCCAGGCGCTTACGAGGTGCGCGGGGTATCGAATGGTGCAGTCCAGGTCATTGAGCGCGACACGGGGCAACACACGGAGCTGAGAGCGCCCAATCTGGTGAAACAGGCACTTTCTGGCAAAATCAAACGTGGAGACATCATTTATCGGTGACCGCCTGCAGAGGCGGTTTTTCTCGTTCTAATTGAGCCCAATTCTGCGTAGTGTCATCGTAAAGGTGTTACACCGTGACGGAGAAACAACGTAACCATGGAACGATGTTCCTGAGATAAAAGCCAAAGAGAGGGGCGTTTTTGATGCAAATAAGAGTGGGGCAGGGCCAACCGATACCAGTAAGGAAAGTGAGATCGGACAAAAAAGTCCGCGTCAATTCATCACTCTCTAAAGACACGCATGACAAACTCGTGATGTTGGCGACGAGCTGCGGCATGACGAAAACAACGCTTGCCGAAATCATGATCAACACATGCGTCAATTCGCAAGACTATGTGAAATACATCCAGGACAAACACAACAAAAATCCTCAATACCGGGTATCTCCAGTCATTGTAGACAACAAAAAGGTTCAATACATGTTCCTAGACTAACCATCCTGTTTCTTCAACCAGGTAACGAACTTCTTCATAGTCTTCCGACAAGGAGGACATTGACCATTCCGTTCCTCATAGCCTTTGCTGGACGTCTTGTCTCCACACAACACACACTTTGCCATATACCTCAACCTTTCCGAATTGCTTGGATAGGTTAAGGATTTCCACACCATAGAAAATTTATACGTTATTCGAATGCTGACCGGCTTTTCTTCGAACCCACAGATAAAACTCATCACGATTGAAAGGATACCCATCATCGTTCTTTTTTGGATAGTCTTCAAAGATCCTCTCGCTATTTAACAGCATGTAAACCAGCACTTCTTTTTCTAACTCACCTGCGGCAAATGCAAGAAATGGATAGACCCAGTAATCACGGATTAGAGATTCGCCAAGTACTTTCTTGTATTCATGTGGCGCAATGCCAGCCGTCTCAAGAATGATATCTTGATATGTACTAGACAGATCATCTAATCCAGAATCAATGGCAAATCGCTCTCCATCAAAAGTAGGGTCATCTATGATTGTATTCAATGCATTAGGGATGCCTCTAAATCCGTCCAACATGCTGGAGAGCAGCTTTGTTTTTTGGTCGAATGATAATGTCTGTAAATCTTCTTTCATGAAGTTTCTCATTTTGAATTCTCCTTTACTTTTTATCTTTTTATTTAACGAGACTTCTGATGTGTTATCATTTCTGAAAATACGTCGAGGAGAGGATTGAGTATTTTATGAGAGATTCTGCAGAAAACACATACGTTATTACTAGCGATCCAGTTGAAGTAAAGAAAAAAATTGATAGTTATTTAAACCCTAGTCCATTTCCGTCTGAGGATCATCCTAAACGAGAAATTCCTGCACATATCAAAGAATTTTTCGAAAGCCTACCCGCAATCATAAGCTTTACTCCAAAAGTCCGTGAGTTAGTCCTAACCATCCGCGACACTCCAGAAATTCTAAACAAAGTAACGTTGGTCAAGCATTTCCCCAAAGGCAACTTGAATATCTTAGCTAGACCAGATGGAATGGCTGTAATGTATCCAAGGGAGCATATCCTCAGCGGAGAAAATGATGACATTGATACAGATACGGTTGAGGGCTTGATACACATTTGCGAAAAGTACGAAAAAATCCATTTGTGTCTTGATTTACGCACAAATTCTGAAGCGTTGTTTGAAATGGAAGCAAAAGGGATTGTCTTCTAAACTCGTTAGTAAACGCTTGTTAGACCGGGAATTTTCTCTACAGTAACGCTTTTAAGCGCACCATAGAATCAACCACAAAATCTATCAAAGTCGCGTTATTTGAATAAGTGGCGCGTTCTTTTCCAGGTACCCCAACCTTCTGAATAGTTTCGTTGCTATGAGGATTACCGCACGAGGGCATCATACGATCATCGGCGAGAGCGTAGTCTCTGTAAACGGTCAACAAATTCCGGGAAGGCGTCAATTCCCTTACTTTCTCCTGCGACAATAGGTTTGCCGAATGAGAGCGGAAGCTTGTCCTGTTTGAGGAGCGTTTTTCTCGATGTATCCATTAAAACCTGTAAAGCTGGAACATCCTTGATCAGTTTTTCTTCTGATTCCTGAAGTAGACTAGCTTGCTCCATTTGCCATTTGACTCCAGCAGGGAGATCGTCTACAAGCACATTTTCGTATTCAATCTGAGCAGACAACATTGTCTTAGTTGATCCTGTCAGTTGATTGTAAATCGCGCCATAGAAGTAACGAGCTGGTTCATCAGTATCGTTCTTTTTCATTTTTTTCTGTAGAGACTTCACAGCATTGCGTAGCTGCATAACACCGATCGTTGTTCTTTTGACTTTCCTCATCGCATAGATAAGACTTTCCCAAAGGTCAGCTATGAGAAGAGGATCATTTGCAAACGGCTTGATTAAGCGAGAAAACCAAGGTTGAATTTCAGAATCAATTTCCAGAGTAGGAGCCTGAACGTTATTTACGTTATTCAAAACATTATCGGAAGAAATTAAAGATAAAGAAAAAGACTTAGTTTCGGACACGTTTTTGTTTGGTCGAACCGTTGGTACGTCTGGTGTTTCTGTAACCTCACGGGAGGTCATTTCTGTTTTTATCGGCAGGTCATTCGGCAGGTCATCTTGGGTAGAAGAAGGGAGTTCCTTCTCATATGCAGCTGGCTGAATAATGTACACTGCACTGCTAAATTCGCCATCACCTTTTCGACGTTGGGAAGAGTCAGCGCGCAAAATAATACCAAGGGTAAGCAAATGCTTTCGTGCACGCTTAACAGTCGATTCGGATACTTTCAAAGCTTGGGAAAGCACCCTCAAGGATGGCCATGCAACACCGAAGAACTTGCAACTGTATTGGGATATCTTTTTAAGAAGGGCTTTTTCGATTTTGTTTAGTTTGTGTCCTTGGAAATAGAGGTGTTTGCGGACAGCTTCGTTCAGCTCATGCTTGCTGGTGAACGTGGCTAAGGATTGGCTGATTTGCATATGTATTCTCCTCCATGCAGGGGAAGGAAAGAGCAAACCCTAAACTCGATTTTTTGCAATAGGAAACTAGACCTTGCATGCTCGCTTTTTTCGCGATATAATGAAGGCAACAATTTGAGTATGAGTTTAGTTCGGGTCCGGTGCTTCCAACACCGGGCTTTTTCCTTTTCTGCGGCATTTTTTTATGATAGGAAACCAAAAAGCGCTCTGCACCGATCCAACTGGATGGCAACAGAGCGCTATGAATGTCGATGTATGACAAACATTACCGACACTTTCGCCTTGATAGAATAGCCCCAAGTAGGGTATACTAATGACGAAAGATCGGAGCGTTCAGTTTACCGAAGGAGGTTCGGTATCTGGATGAATCTGAAGGGAGCGCCAACTCTCTTAGATTCCCGATCGTTTTTTGTTTTCCAAATCTTTCTGTGGATAGTTTAGCATGAAGCTAATAGAGTTGTCCACATGTGAATAAGTTATTGATGGACGGATGCAAATCCGGCCTTTTTTGTATACAAGAAGAAGGGGGGGCGCCAAAAATGATACAAATTTGATCAGAGATTTAAGCAAAATCCTTTTGTGATTGTGGATAAATCAATTGAATAAGTTCACGATGTCGTGAAGTTCGTGGCGAGAGCAGGCTCTTTGCCTACCCTTTACTGCGCCTGTTTTGCTTCCTGACATCCGGAGTTACTTTGATCCACTCATACATTGATTCCATACTACACCCTAGCATTTCGGAAATTGTACGAGCATTTTTCAAAGTCATGACTCTCTTATTATGTATGTACTCGGAAATCTGAGAAAGCGACATCCCCAGTTTCTCAGCTAATTCTGCTGGAGTCATCCCGGCATCTTTTAGTCGATCCGCAAGCAGGCACCGTCCCACTTGGTACGACATGTGGTGCCTCCTGATTCGTTGGGAAAAATTATGTAGTTGCATTTTGTGAGTGCTGATACTAAAGTATA
This region includes:
- a CDS encoding plasmid segregation protein ParM domain-containing protein; translated protein: MYVIGLDHGNTNVKGVSEEGELLRPSAYALPDAFGEEGFGNEKQLKVKTYTSNKFEKELYVWGEDVVEASMVIPTYTTENRYAQKSYRLLSEFALASLVSNKKKTFDNVLVVTGCPSREKGTRMEIELEEVFNGGHVVTVNGATKIIEVSNVIVLPQPLGTVLSLYLDEEGYVDDESYEEDYVGVIDIGGGTTDLDGIKGLKRQKEDTDTIPFAMFKVYEEISDYINGQNPEAGATVQSVEKQVLKGSDSYVISKRSSVDIKAVKENALRKYADFIIPRISTRWNNRAKFDKLLLTGGGAEVMAPYFKAWEKDIIVVKDSQIANAKGFFRYGKFKARG
- a CDS encoding transcriptional regulator is translated as MLRGLGKKRSKLGQFIDSHHIDGRRLTQEWLVDESKVSRETISKLCSDTDKMPAGTTMKKILQVLRKVDPHVKQDDFWSM
- a CDS encoding helix-turn-helix domain-containing protein, yielding MQISQSLATFTSKHELNEAVRKHLYFQGHKLNKIEKALLKKISQYSCKFFGVAWPSLRVLSQALKVSESTVKRARKHLLTLGIILRADSSQRRKGDGEFSSAVYIIQPAAYEKELPSSTQDDLPNDLPIKTEMTSREVTETPDVPTVRPNKNVSETKSFSLSLISSDNVLNNVNNVQAPTLEIDSEIQPWFSRLIKPFANDPLLIADLWESLIYAMRKVKRTTIGVMQLRNAVKSLQKKMKKNDTDEPARYFYGAIYNQLTGSTKTMLSAQIEYENVLVDDLPAGVKWQMEQASLLQESEEKLIKDVPALQVLMDTSRKTLLKQDKLPLSFGKPIVAGESKGIDAFPEFVDRLQRLRSRR
- a CDS encoding helix-turn-helix transcriptional regulator — its product is MSYQVGRCLLADRLKDAGMTPAELAEKLGMSLSQISEYIHNKRVMTLKNARTISEMLGCSMESMYEWIKVTPDVRKQNRRSKG